One genomic window of Psychrobacillus sp. INOP01 includes the following:
- a CDS encoding ABC transporter permease has translation MFLAWNEIKKNKLRFTLIVGVLMLVSYLVFFLSGLATGLASLNREAVDKWDATAIVLTEESDKSLPQSSLTTDETDSIDGEETAILGQLNSIATNGNAKQNISLFGIDPEEFIMPDVTEGETFEKVNEVIASDTLKEDGFQLGDELELSSTDEKLTIVGFTDSARFNAAPVLYGEVATFQKVKFGERATENETQINGLVVRGSDFSSISTSNEDLEVIEVETFIENLPGYTEQSLTLNFMIYFLFAISSVIVAIFLYVLTVQKISMFGVMKAQGISNGYLSRSVIAQTFLLAFIGVVVGFALTLISGAFLPSAVPVSFDIPTMIIYGVILIIVAILGAVFSVLTIVKIDPLKAIGG, from the coding sequence ATGTTTTTAGCATGGAATGAAATAAAAAAAAATAAGCTTCGTTTCACATTAATCGTAGGAGTACTAATGCTAGTATCCTACTTAGTATTTTTCTTATCTGGGCTAGCTACAGGGTTAGCGAGCTTAAATAGAGAAGCAGTAGATAAATGGGATGCAACAGCAATTGTTCTAACCGAAGAATCGGATAAAAGTTTGCCCCAATCCTCTCTTACTACCGATGAAACAGATAGTATAGATGGTGAAGAAACAGCAATTCTCGGACAATTAAATTCAATCGCAACAAATGGTAATGCCAAACAAAATATTTCCCTTTTTGGAATAGATCCAGAAGAATTTATAATGCCTGACGTAACAGAAGGAGAAACATTTGAAAAAGTCAACGAAGTAATCGCTAGTGATACGCTTAAAGAGGATGGATTCCAACTAGGAGACGAGTTAGAACTTTCTTCTACTGATGAAAAGTTAACGATAGTAGGTTTTACAGATAGTGCACGCTTCAATGCCGCTCCAGTACTTTACGGGGAAGTTGCTACTTTCCAAAAGGTGAAGTTCGGTGAAAGAGCCACAGAAAATGAAACACAAATAAATGGTCTTGTTGTTCGCGGAAGTGATTTTTCTTCTATTTCTACTTCTAACGAAGATCTAGAGGTAATTGAAGTAGAAACATTTATAGAAAATCTACCCGGATACACGGAACAATCTTTAACTTTGAACTTTATGATTTATTTCTTATTTGCTATTTCCTCTGTCATTGTGGCAATCTTCCTCTACGTACTAACAGTTCAAAAGATTAGTATGTTCGGAGTTATGAAAGCACAGGGTATTTCAAACGGCTATTTGTCTCGTTCAGTAATTGCTCAAACGTTTTTATTGGCATTCATAGGTGTAGTCGTAGGCTTTGCTTTGACACTAATTTCCGGAGCATTTTTGCCAAGTGCGGTTCCAGTTTCGTTTGATATCCCAACTATGATCATTTATGGTGTGATACTAATAATTGTAGCAATACTTGGAGCAGTATTCTCTGTGTTAACAATTGTAAAAATTGATCCGCTTAAAGCGATAGGAGGTTAA
- a CDS encoding ABC transporter ATP-binding protein produces MAILELRKVKKSFGSGHKQVDALKETNFSAEPGELIAVIGPSGSGKSTFLTLAGGLQTPTSGGILVNNQDLGRLNEKQRSKVRLKEIGFILQASNLVPFLNIDNQMKLLDNVKKDNMTPEELNALYDSLGIKDLRKKYPADLSGGERQRVAIAKALYSKPSILLADEPTASLDSEKAYEVMELLKKETKQNKTTTIVVTHDTRLIEYCDKVYEMTDGVLRLKETS; encoded by the coding sequence TTGGCTATTTTAGAGCTAAGAAAAGTAAAAAAATCATTTGGCAGTGGACATAAACAAGTCGATGCTTTAAAAGAAACAAACTTTTCTGCCGAACCAGGAGAGTTAATAGCAGTTATTGGCCCCTCAGGTTCAGGAAAAAGTACTTTTTTAACGTTAGCTGGAGGACTACAAACTCCTACAAGTGGTGGTATTTTAGTCAACAATCAAGATCTTGGTCGATTAAATGAGAAACAACGCTCAAAAGTTCGTTTAAAAGAAATCGGATTTATATTGCAAGCATCTAATCTAGTACCATTTTTAAATATCGATAACCAAATGAAGCTATTAGATAATGTTAAAAAGGATAATATGACGCCAGAGGAATTGAATGCTTTATATGATAGCCTTGGTATTAAGGACTTACGTAAAAAATATCCTGCCGATTTATCTGGTGGAGAACGTCAGCGCGTTGCTATCGCTAAAGCGTTATATAGTAAACCTTCGATTCTTCTTGCTGATGAACCTACGGCATCTCTAGATTCTGAGAAAGCTTATGAAGTTATGGAGCTACTGAAAAAAGAAACAAAACAAAATAAAACTACTACAATTGTTGTAACTCATGATACTCGCCTTATTGAGTATTGTGACAAAGTTTATGAAATGACTGATGGAGTACTAAGGTTGAAGGAAACATCTTAA
- a CDS encoding aminotransferase class I/II-fold pyridoxal phosphate-dependent enzyme, with the protein MKVQPSTKMSLFEKAIFGDLKAAAAAKQAQGFDLYDLSLGSPDLPPDERARKVLSDLSYATNSYGYTLTGTKRFNEAVADYYKRRSNVLLDPETQIVQTMGSQEGLVHLPIAFCDEGDIILTTNPGYVAYDAGIKLAGAAPYYMELLEENKFLPDLDAIPEEIAMKAKLMILNLPGNPVPAMPDPIFFEKVVAFANKYNVIILHDAAYSEFYFTGDSPSSFLSTPGALDVGMEINSLSKSFSLAGTRIAYIAGNKEMIDIMKQLKSNLDFGIYGPIQEAGIVVLNHAEEITERLRKIFAERHHFLTTALTNLGWKVAPSTGGMFVWAKYPYEMNDRDFAFEVIDQTGVVIVPGTVFGSAGAGYVRVALVQDIEVLKQAVEQLKKLKVLSTC; encoded by the coding sequence TTGAAGGTTCAACCATCTACTAAAATGTCATTATTTGAAAAAGCAATTTTTGGAGATTTGAAAGCCGCAGCAGCTGCCAAGCAAGCTCAAGGCTTTGACTTATATGATTTAAGCTTAGGTAGTCCTGACCTTCCACCAGATGAACGTGCTAGAAAAGTATTGTCAGACCTTAGCTATGCAACAAACTCATATGGTTATACTCTTACCGGCACTAAGCGTTTTAATGAGGCCGTTGCAGATTATTATAAACGTCGTTCCAATGTTCTATTGGATCCAGAAACGCAGATTGTTCAAACGATGGGTTCACAAGAAGGACTGGTACATCTCCCAATCGCCTTTTGTGATGAAGGAGATATCATACTTACAACAAATCCAGGTTATGTAGCATATGATGCTGGCATTAAACTTGCTGGTGCTGCACCCTATTATATGGAGCTATTAGAAGAGAACAAGTTTTTACCTGATTTAGATGCAATACCCGAGGAAATTGCGATGAAGGCAAAACTAATGATATTAAATTTACCTGGAAATCCGGTTCCAGCAATGCCTGATCCGATTTTCTTTGAAAAAGTCGTTGCCTTTGCCAATAAATACAACGTGATTATTCTGCACGATGCGGCTTATTCGGAATTCTATTTTACTGGTGATTCACCAAGCAGCTTCCTTTCTACACCAGGAGCGTTAGACGTAGGGATGGAGATCAACTCTTTATCGAAAAGCTTTAGCCTTGCAGGTACACGAATTGCTTATATCGCAGGAAATAAAGAGATGATCGATATTATGAAGCAGCTGAAATCCAATTTAGACTTCGGAATTTATGGACCTATTCAGGAAGCCGGTATTGTTGTTTTAAATCATGCAGAGGAAATAACAGAACGTTTGCGTAAAATATTTGCAGAGAGACATCATTTTCTCACAACTGCACTAACTAATCTTGGCTGGAAAGTCGCACCTTCTACTGGGGGGATGTTCGTTTGGGCAAAATATCCGTATGAGATGAATGACAGGGATTTCGCCTTTGAAGTAATTGATCAAACCGGTGTCGTAATAGTACCAGGAACCGTTTTTGGTTCCGCTGGAGCAGGCTATGTTCGCGTTGCATTAGTACAGGATATTGAAGTACTCAAACAAGCAGTGGAACAATTAAAGAAATTAAAAGTACTTTCAACTTGTTAG